From Triticum aestivum cultivar Chinese Spring chromosome 4A, IWGSC CS RefSeq v2.1, whole genome shotgun sequence, a single genomic window includes:
- the LOC123088138 gene encoding pentatricopeptide repeat-containing protein At1g76280, translated as MSPLRQAGRRAAPHVPPPAAPSVSRSQNQQCLPPWDEPFFPPSRHRCLPLLWAGVRARMISTSLEHHDFTWKTSMASRFMQTDIVNALRKGDRQRASIMLSNLQQTKEALTSEDFSYILEYCAEAPDPLFVMETLELMNVKSIDISKSHYRSVTRALSQGGNSKEALKLLTLLGEKECSYAALPIFNIFLSACSTNLNDAESCLEIMENHLLGKSEITFCELLEVVVLQRNLSAVHDLWKDCTRYYSPSIVTQRKFVKAFSTLGDLQSAYRILQHMVVLAGERTDHLRVSSKRRCQSTRLDIPVPALHEVEDLKLVSDYDLTSSSQGKMGTGECLIDAQPELLRVETQSSKHEQLKGYVSFISDGDNLGDNSEPDNGRMPKTLSSAPTAVKNVLRWAFNDIIHACVYLDNCQLSEQLFLEMHKIGLRPSRFTYDGFIKCVIAGKGVAHAIKVIEVMDRRGIRPYDSTLVALSVDHSKSLQLDLAEHFLGRISDIQPEHIHAFNALLSGCDIMNEPERALRILAKMRRLDLKPHIWTYEIMFSLFGNVNVPYEEGNMLSHADVSKRISIIEMDMLNHEIRHSFVSMKNLIRAFGAEGMIDEMLRYLNVAENVLWNMDPYQKSDLYGIVLHALVKAKETPKAIRTFKIMRSWGLPTNTAIYSIMIECCKLLPCVKSAGALLSLMFRDGCCPTVVTFTSLLKVVLAKEDFEGALDLLDLCITEGIQPDIEIFNTILSEANAKGNIHVVEYIVECIHRAMIRPDESTLWYTFCAYVDQELYNTALEALQVLSMRMISLDASILKEKGAALEDLILSEDPDAELKIIRTFKATEECSAAALLNLRWCVTMGSTISWSPEDNLWARRLASSYDANKRPVS; from the exons ATGTCGCCTCTCCGGCAGGCgggccgccgcgccgcgccccacGTCCCGCCGCCGGCAGCCCCGTCCGTGTCTCGCTCCCAGAACCAGCAATGCCTTCCTCCGTGGGACGAACCGTTCTTCCCTCCCAGTCGCCACCGCTGCCTGCCTCTCCTCTGGGCTGGCGTCAGGGCTCGGATGATTTCCACTTCTCTCG AGCATCATGATTTTACGTGGAAGACTAGTATGGCTTCGAGATTCATGCAAACCGATATCGTAAATGCTCTTCGTAAAGGTGATCGGCAGCGAGCATCCATtatgctctcgaatcttcaacaaACCAAAGAAGCGTTAACTTCAGAAGATTTTTCTTATATACTGGAGTACTGTGCAGAAGCACCTGATCCGTTG TTTGTTATGGAGACACTGGAGCTCATGAACGTGAAGTCCATAGATATTAGTAAAAGCCATTACAGATCTGTCACTCGAGCACTCAGCCAAGGAGGGAATTCGAAGGAG GCACTTAAATTGCTCACTCTTCTAGGGGAAAAAGAATGCTCATACGCTGCTTTGCCGATTTTCAACATCTTTTTGAGTGCCTGTAGCACAAATCTGAATGATGCTGAGAGCTGTCTAGAGATAATGGAAAACCATCTTCTTGGGAAGTCTGAAATAACATTCTGTGAGCTTCTGGAG GTTGTAGTTTTGCAGAGAAATTTGTCTGCAGTTCATGATTTATGGAAGGACTGCACTAGGTATTACAGTCCAAGCATTGTGACTCAGAGGAAATTTGTGAAGGCTTTCTCTACACTAGGTGACCTTCAATCTGCATATCGTATCTTGCAGCATATGGTAGTCCTTGCCGGAGAACGCACTGACCATTTGAGGGTATCTTCTAAAAGGAGATGCCAATCAACAAGATTAGACATTCCTGTACCTGCTTTGCATGAAGTAGAAGATCTCAAACTTGTATCGGACTATGATCTGACATCATCATCTCAAGGGAAGATGGGAACTGGAGAATGCTTGATTGATGCTCAGCCGGAGCTGTTACGGGTGGAAACTCAATCATCAAAACATGAGCAATTGAAGGGTTATGTGTCATTTATTTCTGATG GTGACAATCTTGGTGACAATTCTGAACCAGACAATGGGAGGATGCCAAAGACATTGAGTTCTGCACCCACTGCAGTGAAGAATGTTTTGCGATGGGCTTTCAATGATATCATACATGCATGCGTGTACCTTGACAACTGCCAGTTGTCTGAGCAATTATTTCTAGAG ATGCACAAGATTGGACTGCGGCCATCAAGATTTACATATGATGGTTTTATCAAGTGTGTGATAGCCGGGAAAGGAGTTGCACATGCCATCAAAGTG ATCGAAGTGATGGATAGAAGAGGTATCAGGCCTTACGACAGTACACTCGTTGCGCTTTCCGTTGATCATAGCAAAAGCTTACAGTTGGATCTGGCTGAGCATTTCTTGGGAAGAATTTCAGATATACAACCGGAGCATATACATGCTTTTAATGCTTTGCTTTCTGGTTGTGACATTATG AATGAACCAGAAAGAGCTCTCCGCATACTAGCGAAAATGAGGCGCTTGGATTTGAAGCCACATATCTGGACCTATGAAATTATGTTTTCTCTGTTTGGCAATGTCAATGTTCCTTATGAAGAAGGAAATATGCTATCACATGCTGATGTTTCCAAAAGGATAAGCATAATTGAGATGGACATGTTAAACCATGAGATTCGACATAGTTTTGTGTCTATGAAGAACTTG ATACGAGCCTTTGGAGCCGAGGGAATGATAGATGAAATGCTGAGGTACTTGAATGTTGCTGAGAATGTTTTATGGAACATGGATCCTTATCAGAAGAGTGATCTCTACGGCATTGTGCTGCATGCTTTGGTTAAAGCAAAGGAA ACACCTAAGGCAATAAGAACCTTCAAGATCATGAGATCATGGGGTCTCCCAACCAATACTGCCATTTATAGCATCATGATAGAGTGCTGCAAATTGTTGCCGTGTGTCAAATCAGCTGGCGCTTTGTTGTCCTTGATGTTCCGAGATGGCTGCTGTCCTACGGTTGTGACTTTCACATCTCTCCTGAAG GTTGTATTAGCAAAAGAGGATTTTGAGGGGGCACTGGATCTGCTGGACTTGTGCATAACTGAAGGAATTCAACCTGACATTGAGATTTTCAACACAATACTCTCAGAAGCGAATGCAAAA GGTAATATTCATGTTGTTGAATACATTGTTGAGTGTATTCACAGAGCAATGATTCGACCCGATGAATCAACACTTTGGTACACATTTTGTGCCTACGTGGACCAAGAACTGTACAACACCGCACTCGAGGCATTGCAAGTCCTCAGTATGAGAATGATATCCTTGGACGCGAGCATTCTCAAGGAGAAAGGAGCAGCTTTAGAGGATCTAATCCTCAGCGAAGATCCAGATGCTGAATTGAAGATCATTAGGACATTCAAAGCAACTGAAGAATGCAGCGCCGCAGCCTTACTGAACCTGAGGTGGTGCGTGACGATGGGTTCCACCATATCCTGGTCTCCCGAGGACAATCTTTGGGCGAGGAGACTGGCATCCTCTTACGATGCTAACAA
- the LOC123088139 gene encoding uncharacterized protein SYNPCC7002_A1590 has product MAASLRSPPPVPAASAFRRCRAAAVVCASSSSSSSSSAVSSAPKARFVARRSESTSVQQLARPLAEYMGLPASQYSVLDAERIERVDESTFRCYVYRFRFFALEVCPVLLVRVDEEPNGCCIRLLSCKLEGSPLVEAQNDKFSASMVNRVFCNSSSEGSTLQQLTSDATIEVAIDIPFPFQALPVEAIESSGRQVLEQLLRVMLPRFLKQLDKDYRAWASGDSSRKPLGTGEI; this is encoded by the exons ATGGCCGCGTCcctccgctcgccgccgcccgtgcccgccgcctccgccttccgccgctgccgcgccgccgccgtcgtctgcgcctcctcatcctcctcgtcctcctcctcggccgtgtCGTCCGCTCCCAAGGCGCGCTTCGTCGCCCGCCGCTCCGAGTCCACCTCCGTCCAGCAGCTCGCCCGCCCCCTCG CGGAGTACATGGGCCTGCCGGCGAGCCAGTACTCGGTGCTGGACGCGGAGCGCATCGAGCGCGTCGACGAGTCCACCTTCCGCTGCTACGTCTACCGCTTCCGCTTCTTCGCGCTCGAGGTCTGCCCCGTCCTCCTCGTCCGCGTCGACGAGGAGCCCAACGGCTGCTGCATCCGCCTCCTCTCCTGCAAG CTGGAGGGGTCGCCCCTTGTGGAGGCGCAGAATGACAAATTCTCGG CTTCCATGGTAAATAGGGTTTTCTGCAACAGCAGTTCAGAGGGTTCGACGCTTCAACAGCTTACATCGGATGCTACAATCGAG GTTGCAATTGACATTCCCTTTCCATTTCAAGCACTACCAGTTGAAGCTATCGAATCAAGTGGCAGGCAAGTGCTTGAGCAGTTACTCCGAGTCATGCTTCCACGATTTCTGAAGCAG CTTGATAAAGACTACCGAGCTTGGGCCTCGGGCGATTCTTCACGGAAACCGCTTGGCACTGGGGAAATATGA